A portion of the Avibacterium sp. 20-132 genome contains these proteins:
- a CDS encoding DUF6396 domain-containing protein has translation MKRNITRGLIPIICFLLSACAKGGSMFSQAELQQRLDVDCIHEVLPPIPSDTETLYQYARYHDLHRLWKGKIGGWNDLAKYYRIAAANGNYKANKRLQYLLYSNRIIAENNKKEVITLNEQLEKLAPASAYYGYFVYLSKGYGVKVFSSGEYSYLRKAVDLGNKEAQYAMAEILGQIKDDKSFQLRSQLWRKLYQCASDQGMGKASLELGGSRQIDGLYDKALNAYQQGVRNGNALSALTLYYGFRDGATNKDKYDYLPISHDPERAKRYEMIKTYLYDYSYLQPTVPDLDEIVPLPPAKLPPWDGKITFQRWFEGPSPQKPSDELMQKLAEKVGLDWQTGLPLKK, from the coding sequence ATGAAACGCAATATTACACGTGGGCTTATCCCGATTATTTGTTTTTTACTCAGTGCCTGTGCTAAAGGAGGAAGTATGTTTTCACAAGCTGAACTACAACAACGTCTTGATGTGGACTGCATTCATGAGGTTTTACCGCCCATTCCATCTGACACCGAAACCCTGTACCAATACGCACGTTATCATGATTTACACCGCTTATGGAAAGGAAAAATCGGTGGTTGGAATGATTTAGCAAAATACTACCGCATTGCTGCTGCAAACGGGAACTACAAAGCCAATAAACGTTTGCAATACTTGCTCTATTCCAACCGAATTATCGCAGAAAATAATAAAAAAGAGGTCATTACCCTCAATGAACAGTTAGAAAAACTGGCACCAGCTTCCGCCTATTATGGCTACTTTGTTTATTTAAGCAAAGGCTATGGTGTGAAAGTATTCTCATCTGGAGAGTATAGCTATTTACGCAAAGCGGTAGATTTAGGCAACAAAGAGGCACAATATGCGATGGCTGAAATTTTAGGTCAAATCAAAGATGATAAAAGCTTTCAGTTGCGCAGCCAGCTCTGGAGAAAACTTTATCAATGTGCATCAGATCAAGGAATGGGCAAGGCTTCCTTAGAGCTTGGAGGAAGTCGTCAGATTGATGGACTTTATGACAAAGCACTTAATGCTTATCAGCAGGGAGTGAGGAATGGTAATGCCCTATCAGCCTTAACATTATATTATGGGTTTAGGGATGGAGCGACTAACAAGGACAAATATGATTATTTACCCATCTCTCACGATCCAGAACGAGCAAAACGCTATGAAATGATTAAAACTTACCTTTATGATTATAGTTATTTACAACCCACAGTCCCCGACCTTGATGAAATCGTTCCCTTACCGCCAGCCAAGCTTCCGCCTTGGGACGGTAAAATCACTTTTCAACGTTGGTTTGAAGGCCCTTCACCGCAAAAACCAAGTGATGAGTTAATGCAAAAACTGGCTGAAAAAGTAGGGCTAGATTGGCAAACTGGATTGCCGTTGAAAAAATAA
- a CDS encoding PAAR domain-containing protein, with protein MQDSKSTFSPQRWSITPKGKNPAHIGASVLHPDGSVGQVVGGQSTVTFGGKAAACIGDKVECPGHSGVIIAGAKTVSIGGKALAREGDKTSCGGVIVNAFPTITVYDSTKTVHGKSAEGKQELKLSLFQSAFSEQKKYVGMPYKLYIDGSEVGEGVSNEEGDFYLEVPENINEFELVLKNGDRYIIATES; from the coding sequence ATGCAAGACTCAAAATCAACTTTTTCCCCACAACGTTGGTCTATTACGCCGAAAGGCAAAAATCCTGCTCATATTGGTGCTTCTGTGCTACACCCCGATGGTTCGGTTGGCCAGGTTGTGGGAGGGCAATCTACAGTCACCTTTGGTGGCAAAGCGGCGGCTTGTATTGGTGATAAGGTAGAATGCCCAGGGCATAGTGGCGTGATTATCGCCGGTGCAAAAACCGTCTCTATTGGCGGTAAGGCATTAGCCCGAGAGGGAGATAAAACCAGCTGTGGCGGGGTGATTGTCAATGCCTTTCCAACGATTACCGTTTATGACAGCACAAAAACCGTGCATGGCAAAAGTGCAGAGGGAAAACAGGAACTTAAATTATCTCTCTTTCAATCAGCCTTTTCTGAGCAAAAGAAATATGTAGGAATGCCGTATAAGCTTTACATTGATGGGAGTGAAGTTGGTGAGGGCGTTTCTAATGAAGAAGGGGATTTTTACCTTGAAGTTCCAGAAAACATCAACGAATTTGAGCTTGTGCTTAAAAATGGCGATCGCTATATCATCGCGACGGAAAGCTAA
- a CDS encoding phospholipase D-like domain-containing protein, whose translation MDEEKQPIRIQLAKHQNEVILTERWFLDNAETYQNGDKSRPVDATFKALVNGETAFAEVYEAINNAKRSVDIAIWGFQPSMCFKRGSDDKTYRIGDLLIIKAYENVQIRLLVWSMWFHAQTFLAENANLGGKPGAFHKRVADVGKEQEEYDRYWYMAIEGRLHTDLDNISQNYSHLVTFSRTVARKKIQYKNRRIALFNDTFDNRKYFDKNLPWQAESLLFTASSHHQKAVLIDYELPECAVGFVMEHNMIDNYWDTNEHHYGDIKLPHLGKNVNTPLQDVSSVVTGEVLWDINYNFCQSWDRNGLFENRGNYEATENLTQQRQHLTREMFIPNEKFGHQVKAQILRTYDEPRVTDIQKIYLQNIKKTVSYIYTENQYFRYPPLVETFLAHWEKMRQAGRTSPIYWFAVTNSSDDGLGKGTYTTNQMLKLLGRQDVMPNVVRQLKIEEIQAEMDYYHFKLAQPSLLSDPKSTMETIDELKKQKADLEKEIKGSQKNAEKGIEQEDAELLKKLQAKIDQTPGIKSHICTLASANSWNEVYVHSKVTIMDDVFTIISSANLNTRSMEKDTELGIVIENGQVARELRQTLWGLHAKNDSDANPPDLHDHRDAKKVFDRWGKLIKKNQEAREKGEMPKRPLRQFFRADPKVSRLD comes from the coding sequence ATGGACGAGGAAAAACAACCGATTCGCATACAACTTGCGAAACATCAAAATGAAGTGATTTTAACAGAGCGTTGGTTTTTAGATAATGCGGAGACTTACCAAAATGGGGATAAAAGTCGACCGGTGGATGCGACATTTAAAGCCTTAGTGAATGGTGAAACGGCATTTGCTGAAGTGTATGAAGCAATTAACAATGCCAAGCGTTCTGTTGATATAGCAATTTGGGGCTTTCAGCCCTCTATGTGTTTTAAGCGAGGTAGCGATGACAAAACTTACCGCATTGGGGATTTGCTCATAATCAAAGCGTATGAAAATGTTCAAATTCGTTTACTGGTTTGGAGTATGTGGTTTCATGCACAAACTTTTTTGGCTGAGAATGCCAATTTAGGAGGAAAACCGGGTGCGTTCCATAAGCGTGTAGCTGATGTGGGGAAAGAGCAAGAAGAATATGATAGATATTGGTATATGGCTATTGAAGGGCGCTTGCATACTGATCTTGATAATATTAGCCAAAATTATTCACATTTAGTTACTTTTTCCCGCACAGTGGCAAGAAAGAAAATCCAATATAAAAATCGCCGTATCGCTTTATTTAATGACACCTTTGATAACCGTAAGTATTTTGATAAAAATTTGCCTTGGCAAGCCGAAAGCCTGCTTTTCACCGCTTCTTCTCATCATCAAAAAGCCGTGTTAATTGATTATGAATTACCAGAATGCGCAGTCGGCTTTGTGATGGAACATAATATGATTGATAACTATTGGGATACGAACGAACATCATTATGGCGATATCAAACTTCCTCACCTAGGAAAAAATGTCAATACACCGTTACAAGATGTGTCGAGTGTTGTGACGGGTGAAGTGTTATGGGATATCAACTATAACTTCTGCCAATCTTGGGATCGTAATGGATTATTTGAAAATCGAGGGAATTATGAGGCGACAGAGAATCTCACCCAACAACGACAACATCTAACCCGTGAAATGTTTATCCCTAATGAAAAATTTGGCCATCAGGTTAAAGCCCAAATTTTACGCACTTATGATGAACCACGAGTCACCGATATTCAAAAAATTTATCTGCAAAATATCAAAAAAACGGTGAGTTATATTTACACGGAAAATCAATATTTTCGTTATCCTCCATTAGTTGAAACATTCCTTGCCCATTGGGAAAAAATGCGCCAAGCAGGGCGAACCAGCCCAATTTATTGGTTTGCGGTAACCAACTCTTCAGATGATGGGCTTGGTAAAGGCACTTACACCACCAATCAAATGTTGAAATTATTAGGTAGACAAGATGTGATGCCTAATGTGGTGAGGCAGTTAAAGATTGAAGAAATTCAAGCAGAAATGGATTATTATCACTTCAAATTAGCACAGCCCTCTTTGCTTTCTGATCCGAAGTCAACAATGGAAACCATTGACGAACTAAAAAAACAAAAAGCTGACTTAGAAAAAGAGATAAAAGGCAGTCAAAAGAATGCTGAAAAAGGTATTGAGCAAGAAGATGCAGAGTTGCTCAAAAAACTTCAGGCAAAAATTGACCAAACACCGGGTATCAAAAGTCACATTTGCACCTTAGCCTCAGCCAATAGTTGGAATGAAGTCTATGTGCATTCCAAAGTTACCATTATGGATGATGTTTTTACGATAATCAGCTCAGCTAATTTAAATACTCGCAGTATGGAGAAAGATACCGAGTTAGGTATAGTAATTGAAAATGGGCAAGTTGCTCGCGAGTTACGGCAAACCTTATGGGGTTTGCATGCAAAGAATGATAGTGATGCCAATCCCCCTGATTTACATGATCACCGTGATGCTAAAAAGGTATTTGATAGATGGGGAAAATTAATTAAAAAAAATCAAGAGGCAAGAGAAAAAGGTGAGATGCCTAAACGTCCTTTACGCCAATTTTTTCGAGCAGATCCGAAAGTATCGAGGTTAGACTAA
- a CDS encoding DUF6396 domain-containing protein, which yields MKHTCLKIFWFIAIAVPVSFVLLIKYLECNPIFMGGGPSYRPERCTAKERAESEKLKKEYKMDVMQQLAALEFSCVHEERPPIPEEAQLLYNYALYQDLHKMWTGKAGDWNELLPYYRIAAANGDYKANVRLQYLLETNRALTSKSYDEVHSLNKLLAKSLPATAYYKLYGHLDIGFGVTTKEKDGKYAYLRKAADLGSKEAQYVVSKYIGAVDDPETLKYRLKIIEQLRQCASEQGLAEASEFLGIRYQDEGQYNQALQAYHQGVKNGSSMSALTLSYGFDGKRKDDGTDNDFLNLPKDLERSIRYKMIWDYLSDYYYLQPKAPDLDEIVPLPPAKLPPWDGKIAFQRWFEGPSPQKPSDELMQKLAEKAGLDWQTGLPLKK from the coding sequence ATGAAGCACACGTGTTTAAAAATATTTTGGTTTATTGCCATTGCCGTTCCTGTAAGTTTTGTCTTATTGATTAAGTATTTAGAATGTAATCCTATTTTTATGGGCGGGGGGCCGAGTTATCGGCCGGAGCGTTGTACCGCCAAAGAAAGAGCTGAAAGTGAAAAATTGAAAAAGGAGTATAAAATGGATGTTATGCAACAACTTGCTGCCTTAGAATTTAGCTGTGTTCATGAAGAGAGACCACCTATCCCCGAAGAAGCCCAACTGCTTTACAACTATGCCCTTTATCAAGACTTACACAAAATGTGGACAGGGAAAGCCGGCGATTGGAATGAGCTCTTGCCTTATTACCGAATTGCTGCTGCCAATGGGGATTATAAAGCCAATGTAAGGTTGCAATATTTATTAGAAACCAACCGAGCCTTAACCTCAAAGAGCTATGATGAGGTACATAGTTTGAATAAGTTATTAGCGAAATCACTTCCGGCGACGGCATATTATAAGCTTTATGGACATCTAGATATTGGCTTTGGTGTCACCACCAAAGAAAAAGACGGTAAATATGCCTATTTAAGAAAAGCAGCAGATTTGGGTAGTAAAGAGGCGCAGTATGTAGTATCTAAATACATAGGTGCAGTTGATGATCCTGAAACGCTTAAATATAGACTAAAAATAATTGAACAGCTCAGGCAATGTGCTTCAGAACAAGGCTTAGCGGAGGCTTCGGAGTTTTTGGGTATTAGATATCAGGATGAAGGACAATATAATCAAGCACTTCAAGCCTATCATCAAGGGGTAAAAAATGGATCTTCTATGTCAGCTCTTACCTTATCCTATGGTTTTGATGGGAAACGCAAAGATGATGGAACAGATAATGATTTTTTAAATCTCCCTAAAGATCTTGAACGTTCAATCAGGTATAAAATGATATGGGATTATTTATCTGATTATTATTATCTCCAGCCTAAAGCCCCCGATCTTGATGAAATCGTTCCCTTACCGCCAGCCAAGCTCCCACCTTGGGACGGTAAAATCGCATTCCAACGTTGGTTTGAAGGTCCTTCACCACAAAAACCAAGCGATGAGCTAATGCAAAAACTCGCTGAAAAAGCCGGGCTAGATTGGCAAACTGGATTGCCGTTGAAAAAATAA
- a CDS encoding DUF6396 domain-containing protein, with amino-acid sequence MKHACLKIFWFIAIVVPVSFVLLIKYLECNPIFMGGGPSYRPERCTAKERAESEKLKKEYKMDVMQQLAALEFTCVHEEKPPIPEEAQQLYNYALYQDLHKMWTGKAGDWNELLPYYRIAAANGDYKANVRLQYLLETNRVLTSNSYDEVHSLNKLLASQLPATAYYKLYGHLDIGFRVTTKEKDGKYAYLRKAADLGSREAQYVVAEMLENIEDENESKEVFQYRLKLAEQLLQCASEQGVAEASVSLGIGYKNQGQYEQAVQAFHQGVKNGSYMSASYLSDGFDGKRKNDGEDIDFLNLPEDIERSVRYKMIWDYLFDHDYLQPKVPDLDEIVPLPPAKLPPWDGKIAFQRWFEGPSPQKPSDELMQKLAEKAGLDWQTGLPLKK; translated from the coding sequence ATGAAGCACGCTTGTTTAAAAATATTTTGGTTTATTGCCATTGTCGTTCCTGTAAGTTTTGTCTTATTAATTAAGTATTTAGAATGTAACCCTATTTTTATGGGCGGGGGGCCGAGTTATCGGCCGGAGCGTTGTACCGCCAAAGAAAGAGCTGAAAGTGAAAAATTGAAAAAGGAGTATAAAATGGATGTTATGCAACAACTTGCTGCCTTAGAGTTTACTTGTGTTCACGAAGAGAAACCACCTATCCCCGAAGAAGCCCAACAGCTTTACAACTATGCCCTTTATCAAGACTTACACAAAATGTGGACAGGGAAAGCAGGGGATTGGAATGAACTCTTGCCATATTACCGAATTGCCGCAGCCAATGGGGATTATAAAGCCAATGTAAGGTTGCAATATTTATTAGAAACCAACCGAGTTTTAACCTCAAATAGCTATGATGAGGTACATAGTCTCAATAAACTGTTAGCCAGCCAATTGCCAGCCACCGCTTACTATAAACTTTACGGACACTTAGATATTGGTTTTCGTGTCACCACTAAAGAAAAAGATGGTAAATATGCTTATTTAAGAAAAGCAGCGGATTTAGGTAGTCGAGAAGCGCAATATGTGGTAGCAGAAATGCTTGAAAATATTGAAGATGAGAATGAATCTAAAGAGGTATTCCAATACAGGTTAAAACTGGCAGAACAATTATTGCAATGTGCTTCGGAACAAGGGGTCGCGGAGGCTTCAGTTTCTTTGGGAATTGGTTATAAAAACCAAGGGCAATATGAACAAGCAGTTCAAGCCTTTCATCAAGGCGTAAAAAATGGCTCTTATATGTCAGCATCGTATTTGTCTGATGGATTTGATGGTAAGCGAAAAAATGATGGTGAAGATATTGATTTTCTAAATCTGCCTGAAGATATAGAGCGTTCAGTAAGATATAAAATGATATGGGATTATTTATTTGATCATGACTATCTCCAACCTAAAGTCCCCGATCTTGATGAAATCGTTCCCTTACCCCCAGCCAAACTTCCACCTTGGGACGGTAAAATCGCATTCCAACGTTGGTTTGAAGGCCCTTCACCGCAAAAACCAAGCGATGAGTTAATGCAAAAACTGGCTGAAAAAGCAGGGCTAGATTGGCAGACTGGATTGCCGTTGAAAAAATAA
- a CDS encoding SEL1-like repeat protein, which translates to MKHRCYTCFKILLGLLIASLVGLFFLIRYLECNPIFMGGGPSYRPERCTAKEKAQQKENTMQKMEQLAALEFSCVHEERPPIPEEAQLLYNYALYQDLHKMWTGKAGDWNELLPYYRIAAANGDYKANVRLQYLLETNRALTSTSYDEVHNLNKLLAKSLPATAYYKLYGHLDIGFGITTREKDGKYAYLRKAADLGSREAQYVVADMLGDIDDPETLPYRQKIIEELRRCASEQGSAEASEFLGIRYQDKEQYSQALQAYHQGVKNGSYMSAFILSRSFDGKRKDDGTDDNFLNLPEDLERSTRYKMIDSYLFKYDYLQPKVPDLDEIVPLPPVKLPPWDGKIAFQRWFEGPSPQKPSDELMQKLAEKPGLDWQTGLPLKK; encoded by the coding sequence ATGAAACACCGTTGTTACACTTGTTTTAAAATCTTATTGGGGCTACTTATTGCCAGCTTAGTAGGGCTTTTTTTTCTCATAAGATACCTTGAATGTAACCCTATTTTTATGGGCGGGGGACCGAGTTATCGACCAGAACGTTGTACCGCCAAAGAAAAAGCACAACAAAAGGAAAATACTATGCAGAAAATGGAACAACTTGCTGCCTTAGAATTTAGCTGTGTTCATGAAGAGAGACCACCTATCCCCGAAGAAGCCCAACTGCTTTACAACTATGCCCTTTATCAAGACTTACACAAAATGTGGACAGGGAAAGCAGGGGATTGGAATGAACTTTTGCCTTATTACCGAATTGCTGCTGCCAATGGGGATTATAAAGCCAATGTAAGGTTGCAATATTTATTAGAAACCAACCGAGCCTTAACCTCAACGAGCTATGATGAGGTGCATAATCTCAATAAACTTCTAGCGAAATCACTTCCGGCGACGGCATATTATAAGCTTTATGGACATCTAGATATTGGCTTTGGTATCACTACTAGAGAAAAAGACGGTAAATATGCCTATTTAAGAAAGGCGGCAGATTTAGGCAGTAGAGAGGCTCAATATGTGGTTGCAGATATGTTAGGGGATATAGATGATCCTGAAACGCTCCCATATAGACAAAAAATTATTGAGGAACTTAGACGTTGTGCTTCGGAGCAAGGTTCAGCAGAGGCTTCGGAGTTTTTGGGTATTAGATATCAGGATAAAGAGCAATATTCGCAAGCACTTCAAGCCTATCATCAAGGGGTAAAAAATGGCTCTTATATGTCAGCATTTATCTTATCCCGTAGCTTTGATGGTAAACGTAAAGATGATGGAACAGATGATAATTTTTTAAATCTTCCAGAGGATTTAGAAAGATCAACTCGCTATAAAATGATTGATAGTTATTTATTTAAATATGATTATCTCCAACCTAAAGTCCCTGATCTTGATGAAATAGTTCCTCTCCCCCCAGTCAAACTTCCACCTTGGGACGGTAAAATCGCTTTCCAACGTTGGTTTGAAGGCCCTTCTCCACAAAAACCAAGCGATGAGCTAATGCAAAAACTCGCTGAAAAACCAGGGCTAGATTGGCAGACAGGTCTTCCGTTGAAAAAATAA
- a CDS encoding DUF6396 domain-containing protein encodes MKHRCYTCFKILLGLLIASLVGLFFLIRYLECNPIFMGGGPSYRPERCTAKERAESEKLKKEYKMDVMQQLAALEFSCVHEERPPIPEETQQLYNYALYQDLHKMWTGKAGDWNELLPYYRVAAANGDYKANVRLQYLLETNRALTSTSYDEVHNLNKLLAKSLPATAYYKLYGHLDIGFGVTTKEKDGKYAYLRKAADLGSKEAQYVVSKYIGAVDDPETLKYRLKIIEQLRQCASEQGLAEASEFLGISYQDERQYKQAIQAFHQGVKNGSSSSAGWLSSAFDDKRKDDGSDMYFLNLSTDLERSLRYEMIRHYLSTKDYLQPKVPDLDEIVPLPPAKLPPWDGKIAFQRWFEGPSPQKPSDELMQKLAEKAGLDWQTGLPLKK; translated from the coding sequence ATGAAACACCGTTGTTACACTTGTTTTAAAATCTTATTGGGGCTACTTATTGCCAGCTTAGTAGGGCTTTTTTTTCTCATAAGATACCTTGAATGTAACCCTATTTTTATGGGCGGGGGGCCGAGTTATCGGCCGGAGCGTTGTACCGCCAAAGAAAGAGCTGAAAGTGAAAAATTGAAAAAGGAGTATAAAATGGATGTTATGCAACAACTTGCCGCTTTAGAGTTTAGCTGTGTTCACGAAGAGAGACCACCAATCCCCGAAGAAACCCAACAGCTTTACAACTATGCTCTTTATCAAGATTTACACAAAATGTGGACAGGGAAAGCAGGGGATTGGAATGAACTCTTGCCATATTACCGAGTTGCCGCAGCTAATGGGGATTATAAAGCCAATGTAAGGTTGCAATATTTATTAGAAACCAACCGAGCCTTAACCTCAACGAGCTATGATGAGGTGCATAATCTCAATAAACTTCTAGCTAAATCACTTCCGGCGACGGCATATTATAAGCTTTATGGACATCTAGATATTGGCTTTGGTGTCACCACCAAAGAAAAAGACGGTAAATATGCCTATTTAAGAAAAGCAGCAGATTTGGGTAGTAAAGAGGCGCAGTATGTAGTATCTAAATACATAGGTGCAGTTGATGATCCTGAAACGCTTAAATATAGACTAAAAATAATTGAACAGCTCAGGCAATGTGCTTCAGAACAAGGCTTAGCGGAGGCTTCGGAGTTTTTAGGAATCAGTTATCAGGATGAAAGACAATATAAGCAAGCAATTCAAGCCTTTCATCAAGGGGTAAAAAACGGCTCTTCTTCTTCTGCAGGATGGTTATCTAGTGCTTTTGATGATAAAAGGAAAGATGACGGAAGTGATATGTATTTTTTAAATCTTTCTACAGATTTAGAACGCTCATTAAGATACGAGATGATAAGACACTATTTATCAACGAAAGACTATCTCCAACCTAAAGTCCCTGACCTTGATGAAATAGTTCCCTTACCCCCAGCCAAACTCCCACCTTGGGACGGTAAAATCGCATTCCAACGTTGGTTTGAAGGCCCTTCACCGCAAAAACCAAGTGATGAGTTAATGCAAAAACTGGCTGAAAAAGCCGGGCTAGATTGGCAAACTGGTCTTCCGTTGAAAAAATAA
- a CDS encoding SEL1-like repeat protein has translation MKHACLKIFWFIAIAVPVSFVLLIKYLECNPIFMGGGPSYRPERCTAKERAESEKLKKEYKMDVMQQLAALEFSCVHEERPPIPEEAQLLYNYALYQDLHKMWTGKAGDWNELLPYYRIAAANGDYKANVRLQYLLETNRALTSTSYDEVHNLNKLLAKSLPATAYYKLYGHLDIGFGVTTKEKDGKYAYLRKAADLGSREAQYVVADMLGDIDDPETLPYRQKIIEQLRQCASDQGLAKASTFLGIRYKNQGQYEQAIQAFHQGVKNGSSSSANRLAYGFDGKRKNDGEDIDFLNLPEDIERSVRYKMIQNYLSTKDYLQPKVPDLDEIVPLPPAKLPPWDGKIAFQRWFEGPSPQKPSDELMQKLAEKAGLDWQTGLPLKK, from the coding sequence ATGAAGCACGCGTGTTTAAAAATATTTTGGTTTATTGCCATTGCCGTTCCCGTAAGTTTTGTCTTATTGATTAAGTATTTAGAATGTAACCCTATTTTTATGGGCGGAGGGCCGAGTTATCGACCAGAACGTTGTACCGCCAAAGAAAGAGCTGAAAGTGAAAAATTGAAAAAGGAGTATAAAATGGATGTTATGCAACAACTTGCTGCCTTAGAATTTAGCTGTGTTCATGAAGAGAGACCACCTATCCCCGAAGAAGCCCAACTGCTTTACAACTATGCCCTTTATCAAGATTTACACAAAATGTGGACAGGGAAAGCAGGGGATTGGAATGAACTTTTGCCTTATTACCGAATTGCCGCAGCTAATGGGGATTATAAAGCCAATGTAAGGTTGCAATATTTATTAGAAACCAACCGAGCCTTAACCTCAACGAGCTATGATGAGGTGCATAATCTCAATAAACTTCTAGCGAAATCACTTCCGGCGACGGCATATTATAAGCTTTATGGACATCTAGATATTGGCTTTGGTGTCACCACTAAAGAAAAAGACGGCAAATATGCCTATTTAAGAAAAGCAGCGGATTTGGGTAGTCGAGAAGCGCAGTATGTGGTGGCAGATATGTTAGGGGATATAGATGATCCCGAAACGCTCCCATATAGACAAAAAATTATTGAGCAACTTAGACAATGTGCTTCGGACCAAGGCTTAGCAAAGGCCTCCACATTTTTAGGTATCCGTTATAAAAATCAAGGTCAATATGAGCAAGCAATTCAAGCGTTTCATCAAGGCGTAAAAAATGGTTCTTCATCCTCAGCAAATAGATTAGCTTATGGATTTGATGGTAAGCGAAAAAATGATGGTGAAGATATTGATTTTCTAAATCTGCCTGAAGATATAGAGCGTTCAGTAAGATATAAAATGATACAGAATTATTTGTCAACGAAAGACTATCTCCAACCTAAAGTCCCTGACCTTGATGAAATCGTTCCCTTACCCCCAGCCAAACTTCCACCTTGGGACGGTAAAATCGCTTTTCAACGTTGGTTTGAAGGCCCTTCACCACAAAAACCAAGTGATGAGTTAATGCAGAAACTGGCTGAAAAAGCAGGGTTAGATTGGCAAACTGGATTGCCGTTGAAAAAATAA
- a CDS encoding PAAR domain-containing protein, with protein sequence MQDSKSTFSPKHWSITPKGKNPAHIGASVLHPDGSVGQVVGGQSTVTFGGKAAACIGDKVECPGHSGVIIAGAKTVSIGGKALAREGDKTSCGGVIINAFPTITVYDSTKTVHGKSIAGAKEIRLNLMESAHSKQSAYAGMPYKVMIEQQEIGQGVIDETGSLYFEVKDTDKEGEIELGNGQRFHLQLIEEIDLASTLDKQGYPTEQAQDNELADYHQVLKDN encoded by the coding sequence ATGCAAGACTCAAAATCAACTTTTTCTCCAAAACATTGGTCGATTACGCCGAAAGGCAAAAATCCTGCTCATATTGGTGCTTCTGTGCTACACCCTGATGGTTCGGTTGGCCAGGTTGTGGGAGGGCAATCTACTGTCACCTTTGGTGGCAAAGCGGCGGCTTGTATTGGTGATAAGGTAGAATGTCCAGGACATAGTGGTGTAATTATCGCTGGAGCAAAAACCGTCTCCATTGGCGGTAAGGCCTTAGCCCGAGAAGGGGATAAAACCAGCTGTGGCGGGGTGATTATCAATGCTTTTCCAACGATTACCGTTTATGACAGCACAAAAACCGTGCATGGCAAAAGTATCGCTGGTGCTAAAGAGATTCGATTAAATTTAATGGAATCGGCACATTCAAAGCAGAGTGCTTATGCTGGAATGCCTTATAAAGTGATGATTGAACAGCAAGAGATTGGGCAAGGTGTTATTGATGAAACCGGCTCGCTTTATTTTGAAGTGAAAGACACAGACAAAGAAGGCGAAATTGAGCTAGGCAATGGGCAACGGTTTCATTTGCAATTAATTGAGGAAATAGACCTTGCTAGTACATTAGATAAACAAGGGTATCCGACAGAGCAAGCTCAAGATAACGAGCTTGCTGATTATCACCAAGTATTAAAGGATAACTAA